One region of Marivirga arenosa genomic DNA includes:
- a CDS encoding S9 family peptidase, with protein sequence MKGLHFLSTLLIALCLVSCEKKQQAEDENASSEIEKYSIEEFYNNISYRGGYFSHDESKLLISSNATGIYNLYALHTDGSGMDTLSQNIEESWYANSYFPNDDRILFSADRGGNEINHIYLLDTNGEVTDLTPTENEKASFMGWSKDLKRFKYTSNKRDPNFFDIYEMDIENFDSKMIFENNAGGYPSVISDDNNFVAIEKPITTSINELMVVEVSSGNKVMVSPVNPTASYGAQEFSKDNQYLYFTTNDESEFTYLSKFNMTDKSYEKVYEADWDIWYANFSWNETYQVMGINADAQTKVRITKNGEKVSLPEIKGGDINGVDISRSENKMRLSVGSSKMPTNIYVYDFKTQSLQKLTESLNPNMNSEDLVAGDVVRYPSFDDLQIPAILYKPHQATAENKTPVLVLVHGGPGGQTRLNYSPLVQYLVNHGYGVIGVNNRGSSGYGKSFNRMDDQKHGEDDLMDCIYAKDYLATLDWADTSRVGIIGGSYGGYMVMAALAFQPEAFDVGVNIFGVTNWLRTLKSIPSWWEAQRTALYEELGDPFSEDSVRLRRISPLFHAGNITKPVMVLQGSNDPRVLQVESDEMVENVKANGVPVEYVLFPDEGHGFRKKENEIKGYGKIKDFLDQYLK encoded by the coding sequence ATGAAAGGACTACATTTTTTAAGTACGTTGCTTATAGCTTTATGCTTAGTAAGCTGCGAAAAAAAGCAACAAGCTGAAGATGAAAACGCATCATCTGAAATTGAAAAATACTCAATTGAAGAATTTTATAACAACATCAGTTATAGAGGTGGATACTTTTCTCATGATGAATCAAAATTATTGATTTCAAGTAATGCAACCGGTATTTACAATCTCTATGCGCTGCATACGGATGGATCAGGGATGGATACTTTATCCCAAAACATTGAAGAATCATGGTATGCCAATTCATACTTTCCAAATGACGATAGAATTCTTTTCTCAGCCGATAGAGGTGGAAATGAGATCAATCATATCTATTTATTAGACACGAATGGTGAAGTAACCGACTTAACTCCAACAGAAAACGAAAAGGCTTCATTTATGGGTTGGAGTAAAGACTTAAAACGCTTCAAATATACTTCTAATAAAAGAGATCCTAACTTTTTTGATATCTATGAAATGGATATTGAAAATTTCGACAGCAAAATGATATTTGAAAATAATGCTGGTGGATATCCATCTGTAATTTCTGATGATAATAATTTTGTGGCAATTGAAAAGCCTATCACTACCTCAATAAATGAATTAATGGTTGTGGAAGTTAGCAGTGGGAATAAGGTTATGGTGTCTCCGGTAAATCCAACAGCAAGTTATGGAGCACAAGAATTTAGCAAGGATAATCAATATTTATATTTCACAACAAATGATGAAAGTGAGTTTACCTATTTAAGCAAATTTAACATGACCGATAAATCTTATGAAAAGGTATATGAAGCTGATTGGGATATCTGGTATGCTAATTTTTCATGGAATGAAACCTACCAAGTAATGGGAATTAATGCGGATGCGCAAACAAAGGTTAGAATCACAAAAAATGGTGAAAAGGTAAGCCTGCCTGAAATTAAAGGTGGGGATATAAATGGAGTAGATATTTCCAGAAGTGAAAATAAAATGAGATTATCCGTTGGCAGTTCAAAAATGCCTACTAACATATATGTATATGATTTTAAGACACAATCGCTTCAAAAATTAACTGAATCTTTAAATCCTAACATGAATTCAGAAGATTTAGTAGCTGGAGATGTGGTCCGCTATCCTTCATTTGATGATCTTCAAATACCTGCTATTTTATATAAACCTCATCAAGCTACAGCAGAGAATAAAACGCCTGTTTTAGTACTAGTTCATGGGGGGCCTGGTGGGCAAACAAGATTAAATTATAGTCCTTTAGTTCAATACTTAGTGAATCATGGATATGGTGTAATTGGAGTAAATAACAGAGGAAGTAGTGGCTATGGAAAATCATTTAATCGAATGGATGATCAGAAACATGGTGAAGATGATTTGATGGACTGTATATATGCTAAAGATTATTTAGCAACCCTAGACTGGGCAGATACGAGCCGAGTAGGAATAATTGGTGGTTCATATGGGGGATATATGGTTATGGCTGCATTAGCCTTCCAACCAGAAGCTTTTGATGTTGGAGTCAATATTTTTGGTGTTACGAACTGGTTACGAACTTTAAAATCAATCCCAAGTTGGTGGGAAGCTCAAAGAACAGCCTTGTATGAAGAATTAGGTGATCCGTTTAGTGAAGATTCAGTACGGCTTAGAAGAATTTCACCTTTATTTCATGCGGGTAATATTACTAAGCCTGTAATGGTATTACAAGGAAGTAATGACCCTAGAGTTTTGCAGGTTGAGTCTGATGAAATGGTTGAAAATGTAAAAGCTAATGGAGTACCCGTAGAATATGTACTTTTTCCAGATGAGGGGCATGGATTTAGAAAGAAAGAAAATGAAATTAAAGGCTATGGAAAAATTAAGGATTTCCTTGATCAATATTTGAAATAA
- a CDS encoding proline iminopeptidase-family hydrolase, whose protein sequence is MKNLILSLFIIGLLISCNQKPSENAQKVKSNDYLDYSEKDDKLSGGVKMIPVQTPAGEFNVWTKRVGNNPKMKVLLLHGGPGATHEYFECADSYLPNAEIEYYYYDQLESFYSDKPSDSSLWSVDRFVDEVEQVRKALGLNKDNFYLLGHSWGGILGIEYALKYQDNLKGLIISNMMSSIPDYIKYADEVLGPQLDSEVLAEIKQLEADNEFTSERYAELTFTHFYPEHVLRMPLEEWPDPVNRAFANINGDMYITMQGPSEFGVVGDAKLKNWDRSEDLSKITVPTLTIGGAYDTMDPKHKEWMANEVQNGRYLHCPEGSHFAMYDDQETYFNGLIKFIKDVDSGNM, encoded by the coding sequence ATGAAAAATTTAATCTTAAGCCTTTTCATTATTGGTTTATTGATAAGCTGCAATCAAAAACCTTCTGAAAATGCTCAAAAAGTAAAATCTAATGATTATTTAGACTACTCTGAAAAGGATGATAAACTTTCTGGAGGGGTGAAAATGATTCCAGTTCAAACACCAGCAGGTGAATTCAATGTATGGACTAAGCGTGTTGGTAATAACCCTAAAATGAAAGTATTGCTTTTGCATGGCGGACCTGGCGCTACTCATGAATATTTTGAATGTGCAGATTCCTATCTTCCAAATGCTGAAATTGAATATTATTACTATGATCAACTAGAATCTTTTTACAGCGACAAACCCTCTGATAGTAGTTTATGGTCAGTTGATAGATTTGTGGATGAAGTAGAGCAAGTAAGAAAAGCTTTAGGCTTAAATAAAGATAACTTTTATTTATTAGGCCATTCTTGGGGTGGAATATTAGGAATCGAATATGCTTTAAAATATCAGGATAATTTGAAAGGTCTTATTATTTCAAATATGATGTCTTCCATTCCCGATTATATTAAATATGCTGATGAAGTACTAGGCCCACAGTTAGATTCTGAAGTATTGGCTGAGATTAAACAATTAGAAGCCGACAATGAGTTTACCAGTGAGCGATATGCTGAATTAACTTTTACTCATTTCTATCCAGAACATGTTTTAAGAATGCCGCTTGAGGAATGGCCTGACCCAGTCAATAGAGCTTTTGCTAATATAAATGGTGATATGTATATCACTATGCAAGGCCCTAGTGAATTTGGAGTAGTAGGTGACGCTAAATTGAAGAACTGGGATAGAAGCGAGGACTTATCAAAAATTACTGTTCCCACTCTAACAATTGGTGGTGCTTATGATACCATGGATCCAAAACATAAAGAATGGATGGCAAATGAAGTTCAAAATGGAAGGTATTTACACTGTCCTGAAGGTTCTCACTTTGCGATGTATGATGATCAGGAAACCTATTTTAATGGACTGATTAAGTTTATAAAAGACGTGGACTCTGGAAATATGTAA
- a CDS encoding response regulator transcription factor, which produces MHKIIILDDHTLFRIGVIAILKNESSFEVESEHQNFDSLRPLIPSLSSHVILVDISLPKESGLEVVKYIKNVNPKLKVIILSSHKEEFYLVNALDAGADGYIHKDAEPEELIKGIKKVVKGEKFYSLEISSLLINSMYNRPQKGMLYLTNKEKQVIQFLQDGYSSKEIADKLDVSPRTIETHRANILNKFGLKNTTELIKKIVEQKINF; this is translated from the coding sequence ATGCATAAAATAATAATTCTTGATGACCATACTTTATTTAGAATAGGAGTAATCGCTATTTTAAAAAATGAATCTAGTTTTGAAGTTGAAAGTGAACATCAAAATTTTGACTCATTAAGACCATTAATCCCATCATTATCAAGTCATGTTATTTTAGTAGATATATCATTACCTAAAGAAAGTGGACTTGAGGTTGTAAAGTACATTAAAAATGTAAATCCTAAATTAAAGGTTATCATTCTTAGTTCTCATAAAGAAGAATTTTATTTAGTTAATGCGTTAGATGCAGGGGCTGATGGTTATATTCATAAAGATGCTGAACCAGAAGAGCTTATAAAAGGAATAAAAAAAGTTGTAAAAGGAGAAAAGTTTTATTCTTTGGAAATTTCCTCACTTCTAATAAATAGTATGTATAATAGACCACAGAAAGGGATGCTTTATCTTACCAATAAAGAAAAGCAAGTGATTCAATTTCTTCAAGATGGTTATTCTAGTAAAGAAATTGCTGATAAATTAGATGTAAGCCCTAGAACCATTGAAACTCACAGAGCCAATATATTAAATAAGTTTGGTCTTAAAAACACAACCGAATTAATTAAGAAAATTGTGGAGCAAAAGATAAATTTTTAA